The genomic interval GTCCATCACCGGCATCTGACAGTCCATCAGAATCACATCGTACATTCGGATTTGTACACGCTGAATGGCATCCTGACCATTGTCGGCGGTGTCCACTTCACAGCCGGCTTTGCGAAGAATGGCACTGGCGACCTTCTGGTTGACCAGATTGTCTTCGGCGAGCAGTATCTTAATCCCCGGTTTCTCCACGGTTTTGATTGTGGTTCCCGCACTTTTGACGGAAATTGCACGGGAGGATGGCCTGAGTGTGAGATTGAAATAGAATGTGGAGCCGTGGCCATACGTGCTGATCACGCCGATTTTTCCGCCCATCAGCTCAACCAGCTGTTTGGTAATGGCCAGTCCGAGGCCGGTTCCTCCGTAGAGCCGTTTGGCTGATCCGTCGGCCTGGGTGAATTTTTCAAAGACCTTCGGCTGAACCTCTTTGCTGATGCCGATACCGGTATCGATGACCTGAAAAAAGATTTCAGCTGCTTCCGGTGTTTTTTTGCGGCATTCAATATTGAGCGTAACCGAGCCGGTGTGTGTGAATTTCAGCGCGTTTCCGAGCAGGTTGACCAGCACCTGCTCAATCAGTCCCGCATCGCCAACGACATAGAGCGGCACGTTTTCCTGACATTCGCACTTCAGCTGTACGCCGGAGCGGTCGGCCTGAGGTTTGAACATATAGAAAAGTGAATTACAGAGTTCCCGCAGATCAAAGGCTGTTTCCCGGACGTCCATCTGTCCGGCTTCAATTTTTGAAATATCGAGCACATGGTTGATAATATTCAGCAGTCCGTTAGTGGATTGCAGGATGGTGTCGAGGCAGTTGTTCTGTTCCCGGTTGAGCGGGGTATCCGACATCAGCTGAGCCATGCCGACGATGCCGTTGAGCGGTGTGCGGATTTCATGGCTCATATTGGCGAGAAATTCGGATTTTGCATGATTGGCATTTTCTGCGGCTTCGCGCGCTTCCTCCGCCATTTTACGGGCCTGCTCCGCCATGTTGCGTGCGGCAACCATCTTTTCCTCAGCCTCTTTGCGCAGCGTAATATCGCGTACGTGAAGCTGCAGTACGGTCTGTCCGTCAAGCTGCTGGAGAGCTCCGGTCATTTCGATGGGGAAGACCCGGCCGTCAGCATCCAGCGTATAGCCTTCGCTTTTGGTGAGGGTGCCGGAGAACCACTGTTTCATGTTATGGTCGACTTCGGTGTGAAAATCGGCGGGTACCAGATCGTGAATCGGCCGGTTTAGAAGGTCCTGCTTATTCATTTTGACAAACTGGCAGGCACGGTTGTTCACGGCCAGAACCTGCCCTTCGCGGCTGAGTACGAATACGGCATCCGGAGAATTTTCAAAAATCTGGCGCAGGCGCTCTTCGCTTTCGCGATACTGACGGGTTCGCTCGTCCACGCGGCGGGCGAGTTTACGGTTCCATAGCAGGATCAGTGCGATCACGGCCGCCACAACGCCGGCGGAACCGGAGGCTGTCGCAAGGATATATTTCACCGGCCAGACATTCCGGGCATATTCCGAGCCGAGCCATTTGGCCTGGATCCGGTTCAGTGTTCCGCTTCTGTGGGCATGGGAAATCCCCTTGTTGATAATGCTGAGCAGCTCCTCTTCGCCCTCCTTCACGGCCATGCACAGCTTTGCGGAATAGAGCGGCTCCCCGACAATTTTAAGCGGGATGTTTTCCGAGTTGTACATATGGTGCTGTGTGACGAGTTCATTGCCGATCATGGCATCAGCCGAATCGTCGAGCACGAGTTTGACGGCTTCTTCGGTGGAGGAAACAAATTTGATTTCACTCCGGATATTGTTTTTCTGGAGCACTTCCAGTGCGTGACCGGACGCCATAACGGCCACTTTCCGGTTATTGAGTGAATAAATATCCTGAATGTCTGTCCGGTCGCTCTTCACATAAAGGGTCACCGGTGTCATTTTGAGCGTCTGGGAAAAATCGAGCGTTTCGTCGTACCGTGGGGCATAATAGACACTCACAAGAACATCGGCCTCTCCGTTACGCATCATTTCAAGCGCTTTGTCCTGCGGGGCTGTCAGCATCCGGATTTTAAAGCCCATGTCTGCCGCCATCCACTGGGCCAGCTCCACATTAATTCCGGTAACGTGTTTTTTATGAACAAAATCGAACGGAACATGATCCGGTTGCGCTACAAAAACAATCTCGCCTTTTTCGGCCAGATATTTTTTTTCCTGCGCGCTCAGATCTGCAGCCTGAACGACCGTACTGCATACCAGCAGCACGAACCCGATAATTTTTAAAAAGACACTGTTCATAAATAACCAAACGAAACTAAACGTTCTAACAGACACTGTAATCTCTTATTTTATGAAAGTGTACCGATTTCGATTCTTTCACCCATAGAAAAAATGACGTACCTTTCCGGCCGTTATGCCGAAGGTTCAAAAAGTAATTCATGTAACGCGACGTTTCACCCCGAAGAAATGGGGCGGAACAGAGCATGTGGTTTTCAGTATTTCGCGGGAGATGATGCGCCGAGGGATTTCAAATACGGTGTTCTGCACAGACATGCTGGCGACTTCCGGGACACAATGGTTCGGGAAAGTTCCGGTGAAACGCTTCCGGTACTGTTTTCCCTGGTTTTTTCTTTCACGAGCGGCCCGCAAAAAACTGGAATTGAAAGGCGGCAGTCCGTTATCGCTTCCGCTTTTTTTTGCGCTGCTGGCCGAGAAGGATATTTCACTCATTCACACCCACGTACAGAAACGGCTCGGCGGAATGGCCCGGACTGCGGCGCGCCTGAAAAAGATACCCTATGTCGTCAGTCTCCACGGCGGTTTTTTTTCAGTGCCGCCGGAGCAGCTTGAAAAAATGACGGAACCGTTCCGCGGAAAACCGGAGTGGGGCAGGGTGTTCGGTGCGCTCTTGGGTTCACGCCGCGTGCTTGAAGATGCTGATGCCATTATCTGTGTCGGCCGGAACGAAGCCGAAGAGGCCGGGAAACGGTTTCCGGAGAAGCCGGTTTACTACCTGCCCAACGGCGTCGATGTCCGGCGTTTTTCGGAAGCCGACGGCGAGGCCTTCCGTAAAAAATACGGGTTCCGCCCTCAGGAAAAAATTGTGCTGTGCGTCTCCCGTATTGACTACCAGAAAAATCAGCTCGGACTGGTTCGTGCTTTTTCGGCCTTTGCTGAAAACCATCCTGATCATCGGCTGGTGCTGATCGGTCCGGTTACGGTGGAGGCCTATCGTGATACGCTGGAAAACGAGATTCAGACCTTGGGTCTTTCCGGTCGTGTGACCGTGATTGAAGGATTATCACCCCTCGATCCGCTGCTGCCCTCCGCCTATAAAGCGGCCGAAATGTTTGTTCTGCCTTCTGTGCACGAACCGTTCGGCATCGTGGTGCTCGAAGCCTGGGCGGCGGGAGTGCCCGTCGTTGCCAGCCGGGTCGGCGGAATTCCGGGATTTGTGGAGCATCGCAGGACTGCACTGCTGACGGAGCCCGGCGATGATGATGCTCTGCGGGAAGGCATGGAAATTCTCGCTGAAGATATTGCGTTGCGCAGTGATCTTTCGCGCTGCGCATTCGGCGAGGTGGCCACGACATATGACTGGTCGAAAATTACGGATCGTTTACTGGTGGTTTATGAGGAAGTGATTGCCGGAAAATAAGCTGGCCGGTCGTGTAAAAAACCACTTAAAGACTGGCGAATCCGATATGGAATCCGCATATTTCCGGTTCCGCGTTCAGAAATAGAAGAGGAATAACATGCCGCATAAAGAAGTGAAAAAGTCGATCGGTGAATTAAAAGCCGAAGTGGAACAGACGCCGAAGGATACCCGCCGGTTTGAGGAAATCCTGCTTGATGCTCACGAAGGTCTGGAACGCTATACCCCCGAGGCCCTTCACGATTTTGCCGAAACGCTGAAGCGCGAGGCTACTGAGTTCGAAGTGGAACATCCGCAGATTGTCGCGTTGATTAACCATATCACCACGTCACTCAGCAATCTTGGAATTTAAAACAGGAGAATGGTAGCATGACTAAAATCTGTTGTATCGGTGCCGGCTATGTGGGAGGACCCACCATGGCCATGATTGCAAAAAAGTGTCCGCAGGTGCAGGTGACCGTGGTCGATATTAACGAAGCGCGGATTGCCGCATGGCAGACCGATGATCTTCCGATTTATGAGCCCGGACTGCTTGAAGTGGTGCAGGAAGCGCGGGGGCGCAATCTCTTCTTCTCTACGGATGTCGATCAGGGCATCAAAGATGCCGACATTATCTTTGTGAGTGTGAATACGCCCACCAAAACCTTCGGTGAAGGAGCCGGATGTGCTTCCGATCTGCAATACTGGGAACTCTGCGCGCGCCGGATTAAAGAGGTTTCCACCTCTGATAAAATCATTGTTGAAAAATCCACGCTGCCGGTTCGTACCGCTGAAGCGATGGAGCGCGTACTGCATGCCGGCGACAATCCGGTGCATTTTGAAGTGCTCTCCAATCCCGAGTTTCTTGCGGAAGGAACGGCCATTGAAGATCTGGAATGCCCCGACCGCGTGCTGATTGGCGGCCATCAGACGGAAAGCGGGCAGAAAGCCCTGCAGGCGCTGGTTGATATTTATGCGACCTGGATTCCCCGCGAACGCATTCTGACGACCAACGTCTGGTCATCGGAATTGTCCAAACTGACCGCCAATGCGTTTCTGGCTCAGCGCGTCAGCTCGATTAATGCGATTTCCGCGCTGTGCGAAGCCACCGAAGCTGACGTGGGCGATGTGGCGCATGCTATTGGCAAAGACAGCCGGATCGGGCCGAAGTTTCTCAAGGCGTCTATCGGTTTCGGCGGATCGTGCTTTAAAAAGGATATTCTGAACCTGGTGTATCTCTGTGAAACCTATGGACTGACTGAGCCCGCCAACTACTGGCGTTCGGTTGTGACCATGAACGAATATCAGGAAGCCCGGTTTGTAACGACGATGCTGCACTCCATGTTCAATACCATTGCCAATAAGCGTATTGCCGTACTGGGTTTTGCCTTTAAGGCGGATACCGGCGACACGCGTGAAAGTCCGGCGATTAAAGTCTGCCGGAAACTGGCATCGGAACATGCATCCATTGTGGTTTCCGATCCGAAGGCCATGGATAACGCCAGGCTGGAACTGCCCGAGCTGGCCGACGATATTGAATTCGAAGAAGATGTCTATAAAGCCTGCGCCGGAGCCCACGCTGTCGCCGTGCTGACTGACTGGGCGATTTATAAAGAGCTCGATTTTCAGCGCATTTACGATTCCATGCAGAAGCCCGCTTTCATTTTCGATGGCCGTAATATGCTGGATCACGATGCGCTCTATCAAATGGGCTTTGAGGTTTATTCCATCGGTAAAGGCTACAGATCCCATCTTAAATAGAGCCGTATGATCCGTCGAAGGCGGGCAGTATGACATAAATATATTACAGGCTTTCGGGTCGTGTAATCTGAAAAAGGGCTTCCTGCCGCAGGAAGCCCTTATTTGCGGATTTGTCCAGCGGACTGCTCCGGAGTACGTTTGTTCTGTACTGAACAAACAGGGAGACCCTATGCATAAACTGATTTTACTGTGTTGTTTCATGTCCGGACTCGTGTCGGCAGAGCGGCCGAACTTTGTTTTTATTCTGGCCGATGATCTCGGCTATATGGACCTCGGTTACAACGGTAGTACGTTTTATGAAACGCCGAATATCGATGCCCTGGCGGAAAAAGGGATGCGGTTTGATCAGGGCTATGCCGCATGTCAGGTCTGCAGTCCGTCACGCGCGAGTATCATGCTGGGGAAAACGCCGGCGCGTCATAACATCACGCAATGGATCGGTTCCGCGTGGGGAATGGACTGGAATCGGCATGATCCGGTGCTTCCGGTTGAATATGCGTGGAATCTGCCGCACGAAGATACAACCCTTGCTGAAGCGCTGCGCGATGCCGGGTATACCACTTTTTTTGCCGGTAAATGGCATCTGGGGTCTAAAGGGTCCTGGCCGGAAGACCATGGTTTCATGATCAATAAGGGCGGCTGGGATGCCGGAGGGCCGAGGGGCGGTTATTTTTCGCCGTATGAAAACCCGAATCTGGAAGACGGTCCTGACGGGGAATCCCTGACCTTGAGGCTGGCGGAAGAGACGGCGTCTTTTATTGAATCCAACGGGGATCAACCCTTTCTGGCTTTTCTTTCGTTTTATGCCGTGCACGGTCCCATTCAGACGACAGAGGCCTTATGCCGTAAATATCAGGAAAAAGCGGCGGAAATGGGCCTGGCTGAAACGCGCTTTAAATTCGACCGGCGGCTGCCGGTCCGGCAGGTGCAGGATAATCCGATTTATGCGGGCATGATGGAAACGCTCGATGATGCCGTCGGGATCGTGATGCGGAAACTCGAAGAAACCGGGCTCGATAAAAATACAGTCGTGATTTTCACTTCCGACAACGGCGGTGTTTCTTCCGGCGATGCGTTTTCAACCAGTCTGCTGCCGTTGCGCGGCGGAAAAGGCCGGCAGTGGGAAGGGGGGATCCGGGAACCTTTTATTATTCATGTGCCCGGCATGACGAAGCCGGGATCGGTGTCGGATGTTCCCGTCATCGGGATGGATTTTTATCCCACCATGCTGGAGTTGGCGGGGCTTCCGCTGAAGCCGGAACAGCATGTTGACGGGGTCAGTCTGGTTCCGGTGCTGAAAGGCGGCAGAATTAAAGAGCGGGATCTGTTCTGGCACTATCCGCATTACGGCAACCAGGGCGGAGAGCCGTCGTCCATTATCCGCTCCGGCAACTGGAAGCTGATCTACTATCACGAAGACGGCCGCTACGAACTCTACAATCTTTCACAGGACATTGGCGAGCAGACCGACGTTGCCGGCCGGTATCCGGAAAGGGTAGCCGAACTCCGGAAAAAACTGTCCCGCTGGTTCGTGGAAACCGGCGCAACGTTTCCGGCTCGGGATCCGCGTTTTGATCCGGATAAATTTGATGAAAAAATTGAGCGCGCCCGGACGGAAGGGATGCAGCGTCTTGAACGTCAGCACGCTGATTTTCTGGATAAAACGAAAAAGCCCAGCCCCGATTGGTGGGGCAGTGCGAAAGATGAATGATCCACAGATTTCACGGATTAGAGGGATTATTCAGTTCGTCTGTGGAAATCCGTGAAATCTGTGGATTACTTATCCCGGCCTGGACGGGTTTATAGACCCGGATCCAGTCGACGCGGTAGGTGTGGGCCTCTTTGTTTTCCAGTTCCTTATCCGAGGGCGTGATCTTCTGGCTGGACCGCCATTCCTGATCTTCGACGTTGATAATGATGTCCATCTTTTTATTCAGGCCGGTTCCGCCGGTGAATCCATTCGGATCGATGACGTTTTCGCCGGAAACTGAGCGGACGAGTTTTCCATCCACATAATAATCCAGATTCCACGGATCTTTCCAATGCACGCCGATCCGGTGGAAATCCTCCCGCCACGGTTTTTCATTGTAGAGCCAGCTGCCGTCATCCTTCGGCTGATAATCCTGAAACGGGTCGCGGATAAAAACGTGATGGCTCAGATGCAGCCGGTGTGAAAACCAGGTCTGATCCGCGTCGGCATTTTCCGACCAGTCGGCGCCATAGGCTTCGAGAATGTCGATCTCCTGCGTGGAATCGCGGCTCAGCATCCAGACATCGGACGCCAGCACCGAATTGCTGATTTTTGCCCGGGCCTCTATAAAAAGCGGATAATGCACCTCTGTATTGGATGAGATGCAGCCTGTATTAACCTTCTTCAGGCCGTTGTGCATGATCCGGGATGCGGGAATTTCAAGACATCCGTTGGTCACAATGACGTGATCCCGGTCCCAGAGGGTCAGACCGGGGCCGGACCACGGGTGGTGATAAAAATCGATCCACTTGTCAAAAAGCCGGCTTCGGCCTTCTTCTACCGGATGGGTGTAATTGAAATCGTCTGACTGCGGCTGCAGTTCCCAGACCCTGTTGGTTCCGGCCGGGGCCGGAACCGGAATATCTTTCCAGTCATTGGAAAGCACCGTGGTGCAGAGCAGAGAAGCCGCTATAAAAAGAGGTGTTTTCATCCGACCAAATTAAAGGCTCTGCCCGTTTGTGTCTATCGGACTATCGTCCGATATGGATCATAAACCTGTAGCATTGACAGAAAGTAACTGTGCTGCGGGCACAGCGCGTAGCGTTGCACGTAGGAACAACCTGTCGTTTTCAAGCTGAACAGGGTCGAGTGCGCTTTTTGGAATGATACCTTCTATGACTAACCTCTCAGCTTCGGCAGCATGAGCTGTTGCGATTGTGTTAATTTGTGTTCCGTTTTCATATGCGTGGAGTGTACGCGCTGTCTCCATGTTAGTGTTATCTCACCCAGCTATCCGCTGGTTTGTAGTGTTTCGGCAAATGCATGCTGTCGTCGAAAATAGCCATCGCGTTGTCCAGAAACGCCAACGCTTTCTGTGTCGGTTCGAAAGTGGTCGTCCCGCGTCCGTTTTTTGTGTTAGGTACGATAGTTATAGCGCCAAACTCTTCCAGCTGTTTAGAGCCTCGTGACACAGCGGAACGGGTCAATCCTACGGTGTTGGTGAGTTCTGCAGACGTGTTGATACCGTCAAGGATCAGCCCGAGCAGGCGAAGTCGTTCAAACGCCATCGACGGACTCCATGTTAAGGCGACAAGCTCATGGTAATTCGCCAAGATAGATGCACTTTTCTTTTGGGCATCTGACATGTTCTCGCTTATTCGTATTCCGCTGTGTTTTTTCATATTTAGTTGCTCCTTGTTGTTTACGTTATTACTTCGTTCATTATGTAAAGTCTATGATGGTGTTGCAATGGTGCTTCGTTAAAAAAAAAGGCACATGCATAGAGAGAGATAGAGAGAGCGTGTTAACTGGAGAAGGGCACTCAATGGCCTTCTTCGTGGTTGCTTGTTTCTGTATTTATTCTTCGCCGGTTTCTTCGACAATACCTACTTCAATCAGGTCTTGGATAATAGCGCGGCAAACTTCAAACCACTGGTGCGCTACAGGTTTGAAGCTTAGAACTGCATCAACTCCGATAAGTTTTCTTCAGCTATGTGGATCGTGTGCGGCAAACTCTTCGATGGCCTCTTTGCTGCGTCCGTCGAATGCCGCACCAAATACGTTTTCATCTTTATGAGCATCAATTTCTACGTATACTTTCTCCATGGCGTGTCCTTTGGTTTGAACCTGAGTATTCAATTACGGATAGGCTCCGGTTTATCTCTCGAAAGAGAACGCCCTGCGTCCGGAGCTGCCCGTGGAACTCCCGATGGCACGCCTCTTGATTTAATTTAAAGGAAAATAGACCGAAGCGCCATCAACTGCAGGCATAAGGTCTAGGAAGGATAAGAAATATGCCTAATTTGAAAAATGGCGAACCGATCTCTCAAGAACAGCTTGAGAGAGAAATCAACAACGTTCCTCTCATAAATCAGATCAATCAAATTACGCATTGGCACAATTTCACGGTTAAAACATATGGGGCTTACCTTGAAAATCTAAAGGATTCAATGGCCGAAGAGCATAGAGATGTAAAAGCACTTTGCGATGACTTTATGGAACAGAGGACAAGAAACTTTTGTTTGATCATGCATATGAGCAATTTTGAGGAGATTAGCTATTTAATCTGTAAATCGGAGAGTGTTCAGATAAAACAAACGGTCAACTCAATTAGTCGTTTTTCCGAAGGATGGAAAAAGCGAACAGGAAAAAATGATTTGGGACTTAAAGCGTGGAGCATTCTAACTGACGCTGAAAAAGTTAGAAATTGTATCCTTCACGCTTGCGCTCGTGTTGAACTAGTGAAAAAGAAAGACAAGCCTGCCCTCAAGGATATTATTAGAAGAGAGAGTTTGTCAGTAAACTCGGGGCGAGTAGAAGTTACAATTGATTATTTGAATAAGATCAAGGATTCGATCTTTGAATTACTTTACACTTTTGAATAATTTACCAATCCGCAGGTGGACCCTGCCGTGAAAACGCCGGTCGATTCGGTCGTCTTGAATCCCCGGAAGCCCATCAACGCCTCAACGAACGGACGGCGGCTCCAGGTCTGCAGCAGCAGTTCCATCTGATGATCAATCCGTCCGACCTGCGCCGTAGCGGCATCGATTCGAAGCAGATATTCCTCCATTACCATTTTCTGCGCACGTTCCGGCATCACCAGTTCGCGCAGGTAACGCATGTGCGCCTCGGTCCAGCCGGCTTTCCCGGTATAGCGGTATCCATTGCGCAGCAGAAAACCCGAGAGCTGCTGCTTCCCGCGTTTCACCTCATTCACCGCATCGGTGCGGCCGCGGCAGACATCGCGGATCACCTCGTCCTCCACATTCGGGATATGAACGGAAATCAGTTCACCGGCCCGATGCAGCCGCGCGAGTTTACATGCATCCAGCCGGTCGGTTTTAACTTTATCTCCGGCGCGTTCCGGAATTTTCGACGGAGCAATCACCTGGCAGTCAAATCCGAGTTTAATCAGGCGCCGCGCAAATACAAATCCCGTCGGCCCGGCCTCATAGCAGAGGTGCAGTTTTTCCTTCGTCAGGTTGTTATTTTTCATGTACCTCCGAATGAAGGTCAGTGTCCGGTTCATATCAGCCGAACATTTTCCGATGAGCTCTCCCCTGCAACGCCCGTCAAAGGCTGAACCGAATACATTTTCATCTTTGTGAACATCAATTCCTACGTATACTTCTTTCATGGCGTGCTCCTTTGGTTTGAATGCTTCGTTCATTCAATGTTGGATAGGCTCCGGCTCGCCGGAGCAGCCCGCGGAACCCCCGAGGGCACGCCTCTTAATTTAAAGGAAAAATGACCGAGGCGCCATCAACTTCAGGCATAAGGTCTGCTAAAGGAAAGAATAGTGCGACTTACACTTCTACTATCAACTATTATTATGATGAGCATCCTGTGTTCAGGATGTCAGACGACATCTTTCGCGGAAACCGATGATCCACCTTCAATAGAAAAACCAACGGAGCTGGATCAGGTTGGCACACAACCCAAAGCACTTTATCTTCCATTTCCTAAATATCCAGAGAATCTGAAAGATCAAAAAATTCAGTGCACGGCATATGTAAGTTTTGAACTGAATTCTGAGGGAATTCCTGAAAATATCGAAGTGGAGAACAAAGTTCATCCGGGCTTTGCTCAAGCGGCAATAGACGCAGTAACGAAATGGAGATTCGAACCATCAAAAGTTAATGGAGTTCCCTTAGAGTCCATCTCAATGAGAGTTCCAATTACATTTGTCCCGTAAAAAGATGCGAACCGGTCATCTGAGGTTGTCTGGGTAAGTGTCAGTCCTGTTATTTCGTTATCAGCCCAAAGCAGGCGATCGAGGGTGCGGCACTGAATGGCCTCCGAAATGGGGTTGGGCTGAATAGTTTCGGCGGCGGCGAGGTTGGGGACGTGGCCTACATTTTCCAGAGGTTGAAAAGTTCCAATGACTGGAGGGTCGACGATCTCGGCGACCGGGCGGCGGGTTCGGCGAACCAGCCCTACCCATGAACCGCCTGTCTTTCCTTTCCGTGTATTTCGTGGTTCATAATTTTCTCGTCCGCGCAAGTCCCTGCGCGGCATCGGCACGGCCCCGGCAAATATCGAGAATCACCTCGTCGTCGAGATCGGGAATATGCACCGGGGTAAGGTGTCCGAACCGCAGAAACTCCGCCAGCTTATGCGCATCGCGCCGGTCGGTTTTCTTTTTGTCTCCGGACTTTGCGGGAATCAATGAAGGAGCAACAACGACCCATTCAAAGCCGAGCTCGCCAGCACGAATCCGGTCGGCCCGGCCTCATAGCAGATAATAACCTCTTCCTTTTTCAGATCGTACTTCTTGAGGATTTCCCGGACCGTCTCCGCTGTTCGGTTCAGATCGGCTGACACTTTTCCATACAGCGCCGCCGGCTTCATATCATTAAAAGCCAATCCGATTACGTTTGATACTTTATAAGCATCGATACCTATGCTTAATTATTTCATGGCGATTCCTTTTGTGGGTTATTGGTTAACTATTGGATTGGTTCTCGGGCGGAGAACCACCCCTGGTACATCCAGGGGACGCCGCTTAATTTAATGGAAAGAGGACCGCGACTGAATCAACTTCAGCCATAAGGTCTGGTCACAGAAAGATCATATGAAAAATAAAACCTTACGCCATGTAGAAGACCATTGCGCAGGCAGAGCTGAATCAGAATAATCCTTTCTGGTAGATGCCTTCATTCTAGACAAAGATTTTGAAGAGACACTTCACGCACCATTCCATTCTCCAGTCCTGTTGCTAGGTCGAAAGGGAACAGGAAAAACTGCCTTATTAAAGTACATCGAACTCCGATCAGATTACAGTGGAATAAAATGCCTATACCTTAAACCTGATGACATTCCCCTTTTAGAGGGGATTTCTTCTGCAGAGGAAACTGCCACAATCAAAAGGAAGGCACATCATGCTTTGGTCTCGGCAGTCTCGGCAAAAATAGGAGCCGAACTAAAAGGTCTATTGGGGAAAAAAGATAAAAGATTATTTGATAAAGCAATACGTGAAGATTTCAGATCTCCTGACGCCGTTCAGGCATGCTTACGCGGATTATCAAATTTTGGATCAGCAACAACAGACATCAAATTCGAAAAACTAGTACCCAAAGCACAAGATTCAAGAGCCCAATCTCTAACAGAATCTTTAAAAGCCAACTTCAAAAAATCTGGAAAGGTTTTCTTCCTGCTACTTGATGATGTTGACCAGGTTGCGTCATTAGAAAACCAACAGCATATCAACAGAATTTGGGGGTTTATTCTAGCGGCTCAAAAACTGACCGAAGAACTCCCTAATTTTAAAACGATCATCTGTTTGCGGACAGAAATATGGTCTCTTCTGGAAAGAGATAGATATGGGCAACGAGATCAAGTCGACCATGTGAGAAGATTGATACGGCGTTTAGATCCGTCTGATGGCGAGATAAAGGATATTCTTCAACAGAGATTATATGTTGTCCGAAATAAAGAGAATCTCCCAACCAACTCCCGGATCATGGAGCTTTTCTTTAAAGAGAGGTCAGTTATCCTGCCCACAACAGACGATAGCACCAGGGACTGGCTAGACTTTATCGTAAAAAGCTCACGAGGAAGACCACGAGATGCCCTTCAGTTTCTTGGACTTCTGGCAAAAAAATCACGAGAATCTGGTTATGATAAAATAACAACAACCATCGTTGATTCTGCCGCTGAACAGTACTCGAAAGAGCGTCTCGACGATTTGGTTAGAGAATACGCAAAAGATTGTTCCTCCGTTCGCGAGATTGTGAATTCATTTTCATGCCTAGACTTCCAGCTATCAACAGATCAAATGAGGGAACACCTAATCTCGATACCATCAAGGTTTGGTTTTTCTATTCGCGGCCGGACTATACACAGAGAAAATCTCTCAGACATTTTCCTTCTATGGCGCTTTTTGCATGAAATCGGTGTTTGGAATCCATGTATTCCTGACAATCGTGAAGATAGAAATTTTAGACATATGTTATTTGATGACCATCCTAATTTCATTGAGGAATCAAATTGGAGCAATATGCAAAAA from Verrucomicrobia bacterium S94 carries:
- a CDS encoding glycosyltransferase family 1 protein, whose amino-acid sequence is MPKVQKVIHVTRRFTPKKWGGTEHVVFSISREMMRRGISNTVFCTDMLATSGTQWFGKVPVKRFRYCFPWFFLSRAARKKLELKGGSPLSLPLFFALLAEKDISLIHTHVQKRLGGMARTAARLKKIPYVVSLHGGFFSVPPEQLEKMTEPFRGKPEWGRVFGALLGSRRVLEDADAIICVGRNEAEEAGKRFPEKPVYYLPNGVDVRRFSEADGEAFRKKYGFRPQEKIVLCVSRIDYQKNQLGLVRAFSAFAENHPDHRLVLIGPVTVEAYRDTLENEIQTLGLSGRVTVIEGLSPLDPLLPSAYKAAEMFVLPSVHEPFGIVVLEAWAAGVPVVASRVGGIPGFVEHRRTALLTEPGDDDALREGMEILAEDIALRSDLSRCAFGEVATTYDWSKITDRLLVVYEEVIAGK
- a CDS encoding DUF4404 family protein — its product is MPHKEVKKSIGELKAEVEQTPKDTRRFEEILLDAHEGLERYTPEALHDFAETLKREATEFEVEHPQIVALINHITTSLSNLGI
- a CDS encoding UDP-glucose 6-dehydrogenase, which translates into the protein MTKICCIGAGYVGGPTMAMIAKKCPQVQVTVVDINEARIAAWQTDDLPIYEPGLLEVVQEARGRNLFFSTDVDQGIKDADIIFVSVNTPTKTFGEGAGCASDLQYWELCARRIKEVSTSDKIIVEKSTLPVRTAEAMERVLHAGDNPVHFEVLSNPEFLAEGTAIEDLECPDRVLIGGHQTESGQKALQALVDIYATWIPRERILTTNVWSSELSKLTANAFLAQRVSSINAISALCEATEADVGDVAHAIGKDSRIGPKFLKASIGFGGSCFKKDILNLVYLCETYGLTEPANYWRSVVTMNEYQEARFVTTMLHSMFNTIANKRIAVLGFAFKADTGDTRESPAIKVCRKLASEHASIVVSDPKAMDNARLELPELADDIEFEEDVYKACAGAHAVAVLTDWAIYKELDFQRIYDSMQKPAFIFDGRNMLDHDALYQMGFEVYSIGKGYRSHLK
- a CDS encoding DUF4976 domain-containing protein, with amino-acid sequence MHKLILLCCFMSGLVSAERPNFVFILADDLGYMDLGYNGSTFYETPNIDALAEKGMRFDQGYAACQVCSPSRASIMLGKTPARHNITQWIGSAWGMDWNRHDPVLPVEYAWNLPHEDTTLAEALRDAGYTTFFAGKWHLGSKGSWPEDHGFMINKGGWDAGGPRGGYFSPYENPNLEDGPDGESLTLRLAEETASFIESNGDQPFLAFLSFYAVHGPIQTTEALCRKYQEKAAEMGLAETRFKFDRRLPVRQVQDNPIYAGMMETLDDAVGIVMRKLEETGLDKNTVVIFTSDNGGVSSGDAFSTSLLPLRGGKGRQWEGGIREPFIIHVPGMTKPGSVSDVPVIGMDFYPTMLELAGLPLKPEQHVDGVSLVPVLKGGRIKERDLFWHYPHYGNQGGEPSSIIRSGNWKLIYYHEDGRYELYNLSQDIGEQTDVAGRYPERVAELRKKLSRWFVETGATFPARDPRFDPDKFDEKIERARTEGMQRLERQHADFLDKTKKPSPDWWGSAKDE
- a CDS encoding glycosyl hydrolase family protein, which produces MKTPLFIAASLLCTTVLSNDWKDIPVPAPAGTNRVWELQPQSDDFNYTHPVEEGRSRLFDKWIDFYHHPWSGPGLTLWDRDHVIVTNGCLEIPASRIMHNGLKKVNTGCISSNTEVHYPLFIEARAKISNSVLASDVWMLSRDSTQEIDILEAYGADWSENADADQTWFSHRLHLSHHVFIRDPFQDYQPKDDGSWLYNEKPWREDFHRIGVHWKDPWNLDYYVDGKLVRSVSGENVIDPNGFTGGTGLNKKMDIIINVEDQEWRSSQKITPSDKELENKEAHTYRVDWIRVYKPVQAGISNPQISRISTDELNNPSNP
- a CDS encoding transposase, encoding MNEAFKPKEHAMKEVYVGIDVHKDENVFGSAFDGRCRGELIGKCSADMNRTLTFIRRYMKNNNLTKEKLHLCYEAGPTGFVFARRLIKLGFDCQVIAPSKIPERAGDKVKTDRLDACKLARLHRAGELISVHIPNVEDEVIRDVCRGRTDAVNEVKRGKQQLSGFLLRNGYRYTGKAGWTEAHMRYLRELVMPERAQKMVMEEYLLRIDAATAQVGRIDHQMELLLQTWSRRPFVEALMGFRGFKTTESTGVFTAGSTCGLVNYSKV
- a CDS encoding energy transducer TonB; the protein is MRLTLLLSTIIMMSILCSGCQTTSFAETDDPPSIEKPTELDQVGTQPKALYLPFPKYPENLKDQKIQCTAYVSFELNSEGIPENIEVENKVHPGFAQAAIDAVTKWRFEPSKVNGVPLESISMRVPITFVP